A region of Triplophysa dalaica isolate WHDGS20190420 chromosome 20, ASM1584641v1, whole genome shotgun sequence DNA encodes the following proteins:
- the dip2ba gene encoding disco-interacting protein 2 homolog B-A, which produces MADRGVDLVTLALPKEVKEQLAELELEVSEGDITQKGYEKKRAKLLAPYVPHTQNVDVNIKLTPGLSSDPSPNAVPIAAPRQHRGHRSGGARDDRYRSDIHTEAVQAALARHKEEKMALPMPTKRRSAFVQSQAENCTPPDTSSASEDEGSLRRRQAAISAMLAQNIQSPDCWINRSIQGSSTSSSASSTLSHGDGKTHSQGQSSVLADVLAHIRIESSNVPPDVTSSVPQERNSKGDLAPNSAVRGMSRGQSRPSMMDTAGGVPVHSRVSTKIQQLLNTLKRPKRPPLSEFFVDDTEEIVEVPQQDPNTPKPEGRQIIPVKGEPLGVVSNWPPALQAALARWGATQPKSPALTSLDITGKPLYTLTYGKLWSRSLKLAYTLLNKLGTKSEPVLKPGDRVALVYPNSDPGMFWVAFYGCLLAEVIPVPIEVPLSPKDAGSQQIGFLLGSCCVALALTSEVCLKGLPKTPNGEIVQYKGWPRLKWVVTDTKYLTKPSKDWQPHIPTANTDTAYIEYKASKEGTVMGVAVSKISMLTHCQALTQACNYCEGETLVNVLDFKKDSGLWHGVLTSVMNRMHTICVPYSVMKACPLSWVQRVHVHKARVGLVKCRDLHWAMMARRDQKDTNLSSLRMLIVADGANPWSVSSCDAFLNVFQSHGLKPEVICPCASSPEAMTVAIRRPGAQGAALPARAILSMAGLSHGVIRVNTEDKNSALTVQDVGHVIPGDLMCIVKPEGPPMLCKTDEIGEIMLKSRAGGTMYYGLPGVTKNTFEVIPVNSGGTPIGDVPFTRTGLLGFVGPGSLVFVVGKIEGVLSVSGRRHNADDLVATALAVEPVKTVYRGRIAVFSITVFYDERIVIVAEQRPDASEEDSFQWMSRVLQAIDGIHQVGLYCLALVPANRLPKTPLGGIHVSETKQHFLEGSLHPCNILMCPHTCVTNLPKPRQKQPGVGPASIMLGNLVAGKRIAQASGRDLRLLDDQEQSRKHQFLTEALQWRAQTDPDHVLYMLLNAKGVAVSTATCSQLHKRAEKITAALLERGGVNTGDNVALLYPPGIDLIASFYGCLYAGCIPVTVRPPHPQNLAATLPTVRMIIDVSKAACILTTQMLMKTLRSKEAAASVNVKTWPNIIDTDDLPRKRPPQIYKPPTPEMLAYLDFSVSTTGMLTGVKISHSAVSAICRSIKLQCELYSSRQIAICMDPYCGLGFVLWCLSSVHSGHQTILIPPMELETSLPLWLSTLSQYKIRDTFCSYSVMEVCTKGLGTQTEALKTRGVNLSCVRSCVVIAEERPRLALTQSFSKLFKDLGLSPRAVSTAFGARVNLAICLQGTAGPDPSTVYVDMKSLRHDRVRLVERGAPQSLSLMESGTMLPGVRVIIVNPETKGPLGDSHLGEIWVNSPHNASGYYTIYGEESLQADHFNTRLSFGETGTLWARTGYLGFVRRTELLEASGDRHDALFVVGSLDETLELRGLRYHPIDIETSVSRGHRSIAESAVFTWTNLLVVVVELSGSEQEALDLVPLVTNVVLKEHHLIVGVVVIVDSGVIPINSRGEKQRMHLRDSFLADQLDPIYVAYNM; this is translated from the exons GGGACATTACTCAGAAGGGCTATGAAAAGAAACGAGCAAAACTTCTGGCCCCATACGTACCACATACCCAAA ATGTGGACGTGAATATCAAGTTGACCCCGGGTCTTTCTTCAGACCCCAGCCCTAACGCCGTCCCTATCGCCGCCCCACGGCAACACAGAGGTCACCGCAGTGGCGGGGCACGGGATGACCGCTACCGCTCAG ATATCCACACAGAGGCTGTGCAGGCAGCTCTGGCCAGGCATAAAGAGGAGAAGATGGCCCTTCCCATGCCTACTAAGCGCCGATCTGCCTTCGTCCAGTCTCAAGCGGAGAACTGCACTCCTCCTG ATACTTCGTCCGCGTCGGAGGATGAGGGCTCGCTCCGTAGGCGTCAGGCCGCTATCAGCGCAATGTTGGCTCAAAACATCCAGAGTCCCGATTGCTGGATCAACCGCTCCATTCAGGGCTCCTCCACGTCTTCCTCTGCCTCCTCCACTCTCTCCCACGGAGACGGCAAAACCCACAGCCAGGGGCAGAGCAGCGTGCTCGCCGACGTGCTGGCACACATCCGCATTG AGAGCAGCAACGTACCTCCTGATGTCACGTCCTCCGTGCCTCAAGAGAGGAACTCGAAAGGAGACCTGGCGCCAAACAGCGCAGTGAGGGGCATGAGTCGCGGCCAGAGTCGCCCCAGTATGATGGACACTGCCGGCG GTGTTCCAGTGCACAGTCGAGTCTCCACTAAAATCCAACAGCTGCTTAACACGTTAAAGAGACCCAAGCGACCTCCGCTCAGTGAGTTCTTCGTGGACGACACGGAAGAGATAGTGGAAG TTCCACAGCAAGATCCCAATACACCCAAGCCGGAGGGCCGGCAGATTATTCCAGTGAAGGGGGAGCCATTGGGTGTGGTCAGTAACTGGCCGCCGGCCCTGCAGGCAGCACTAGCTCGATGGGGAGCCACACAGCCCAAAAGCCCCGCCCTTACTTCCTTAGACATCACTGGCAAACCACTCTACACCCTCACTTACG GTAAACTATGGAGCCGCAGTCTGAAGTTAGCTTACACGCTGTTAAACAAACTGGGCACCAAAAGTGAACCTGTGCTAAAACCTGGAGACAGA GTGGCATTAGTGTATCCCAACAGTGACCCGGGAATGTTCTGGGTGGCCTTCTACGGATGTCTCCTCGCCGAGGTCATTCCTGTCCCTATTGAGGTGCCGTTATCTCCAAAG gatGCAGGAAGTCAACAGATCGGCTTCCTGTTGGGAAGCTGTTGTGTGGCGCTTGCTCTCACCAGCGAAGTGTGCCTTAAAGGACTGCCAAAGACCCCTAATGGAGAAATAGTGCAATATAAAG GGTGGCCTAGGCTCAAGTGGGTGGTGACTGATACCAAGTATCTTACCAAGCCATCTAAAGACTGGCAGCCACACATACCAACAGCAAACACTGATACTGCTTACATAGAG TACAAGGCCTCTAAGGAGGGTACGGTGATGGGCGTGGCTGTGTCGAAGATCTCCATGCTAACACACTGTCAGGCTCTGACGCAGGCCTGTAATTACTGTGAAG gAGAAACACTGGTTAATGTCCTCGATTTCAAGAAAGACTCTGGCTTGTGGCATGGAGTCCTCACG AGTGTCATGAACAGAATGCACACTATCTGTGTGCCATACTCCGTCATGAAGGCATGTCCACTGTCCTGGGTGCAGAGGGTTCATGTTCATAAAG ctCGTGTGGGCCTGGTGAAATGTAGGGACCTGCACTGGGCCATGATGGCTCGCAGAGATCAGAAGGACACCAATCTGTCCTCTTTGCGCATGCTGATCGTAGCTGATGGAGCTAATCCTT GGTCAGTGTCTTCATGTGATGCATTTCTCAACGTGTTCCAGTCTCATGGCCTCAAGCCAGAGGTGATCTGCCCATGTGCTTCCTCCCCTGAGGCTATGACCGTGGCTATCCGCAG GCCTGGTGCTCAAGGAGCTGCACTCCCAGCCAGAGCCATTCTGTCCATGGCAGGACTTAGTCACGGGGTGATCCGGGTCAACACTGAGGATAAAAACTCTGCTCTTACCGTTCAAGATGTGGGTCATGTCATCCCTGGAG ATCTGATGTGTATTGTGAAGCCTGAGGGGCCGCCGATGCTCTGTAAGACAGATGAGATCGGAGAGATAATGTTAAAATCACGAGCCGGAGGAACCATGTACTACGGCCTGCCCGGGGTGACCAAGAACACGTTTGAG GTTATCCCTGTAAACTCAGGGGGCACCCCTATAGGAGATGTTCCATTCACACGAACCGGACTGTTGGGATTTGTGGGTCCG GGAAGTCTGGTGTTTGTGGTTGGGAAGATAGAGGGTGTGCTCTCAGTCAGTGGACGCAGACACAATGCAGACGACCTGGTGGCCACAGCGCTGGCGGTAGAGCCAGTTAAAACCGTTTACAGAGGGAG AATCGCTGTGTTCTCCATCACCGTGTTCTATGATGAGCGAATAGTGATTGTGGCCGAGCAGAGGCCTGATGCCAGCGAGGAAGACAGTTTTCAATGGATGAGCAGAGTCTTACAG GCGATAGACGGTATCCATCAGGTGGGCTTGTACTGCTTGGCGCTGGTTCCTGCCAACAGGTTACCCAAAACTCCTCTGGGTGGCATTCACGTGTCCGAGACCAAGCAGCACTTCTTGGAGGGATCACTACACCCGTGTAACATTCTGATGTGCCCTCATACGTGCGTGACCAACCTTCCGAAACCAAGACAAAAGCAACCAG GAGTGGGTCCAGCCTCCATTATGTTGGGCAACCTCGTGGCAGGAAAGAGGATCGCGCAGGCTTCTGGGAGGGACCTTAGGCTCTTGGATGACCAAGAACAATCCAGGAAG CATCAGTTCCTGACTGAGGCCCTGCAGTGGAGAGCACAGACTGATCCTGATCATGTCCTCTATATGCTGCTGAATGCAAAG GGGGTAGCAGTGAGCACGGCCACATGCTCTCAGCTGCACAAGCGAGCAGAGAAGATCACTGCAGCTTTGTTGGAAAGAGGGGGAGTTAACACTGGAGACAATGTAGCGCTGCTTTATCCACCCG GCATCGATCTGATAGCCTCTTTCTATGGCTGTCTGTATGCCGGCTGTATCCCGGTCACCGTTAGGCCTCCTCACCCACAGAACCTCGCTGCCACTCTGCCCACCGTCCGAATGATCATTGAT GTGAGCAAAGCCGCTTGCATCCTCACGACTCAGATGCTGATGAAGACCTTACGATCTAAAGAGGCGGCAGCCAGTGTGAATGTGAAAACATGGCCAAATATCATTGACACAG ATGATCTTCCCAGAAAACGGCCTCCTCAAATCTATAAGCCGCCCACTCCGGAAATGTTGGCCTACCTGGATTTCAGTGTATCCACCACCGGCATGCTAACTGGAGTGAAG ATATCTCACTCAGCGGTCAGTGCTATATGTCGATCCATCAAACTGCAGTGTGAGCTGTACTCTTCCAGACAAATTGCCATCTGCATGGACCCCTACTGTGGCCTGGGCTTTGTGCTGTGGTGTCTGTCTAG TGTTCATTCAGGTCACCAGACAATCCTGATCCCTCCTATGGAGTTGGAGACGTCTCTACCCCTGTGGCTGAGCACGCTCAGTCAGTATAAGATCAGAGACACATTCTGTTCTTATTCAGTCATGGAGGTCTGCACAAAGGGCCTTGGCACACAGACCGAAGCTCTGAAG acgCGTGGTGTGAACCTATCGTGTGTAAGAAGCTGTGTCGTCATAGCAGAAGAGAGACCTCGCTTGGCACTCACCCAGTCGTTCTCCAAACTCTTCAAAGACCTGGGTCTGTCTCCACGCGCAGTGAGCACCGCATTCGGCGCCAGAGTCAACCTGGCCATCTGTTTACAG GGTACCGCTGGTCCAGACCCATCCACTGTTTATGTAGACATGAAGTCTCTCCGACACGATAG AGTGAGACTGGTGGAGAGAGGAGCTCCTCAGAGTCTGTCACTGATGGAGTCCGGCACT ATGCTTCCTGGAGTGCGAGTAATCATTGTAAACCCAGAGACTAAGGGACCACTAGGAGACTCTCATCTTGGCGAG ATCTGGGTTAATAGTCCTCACAATGCCAGCGGTTATTACACCATCTACGGTGAGGAGAGCCTGCAGGCGGACCACTTCAACACACGGCTGAGCTTTGGAGAGACGGGCACGCTCTGGGCCAGAACTGGATATCTGGGGTTTGTCAGGAGGACAGAGCTTCTGGAGGCCAGCGGAG ACCGCCATGACGCTCTGTTTGTGGTGGGTTCGCTGGATGAAACTCTGGAGTTGCGGGGTTTGCGTTATCACCCCATCGACATCGAGACTTCTGTGTCTCGGGGGCACCGCAGCATTGCTGAGAG CGCTGTCTTCACATGGACCAATCTTCTGGTGGTCGTGGTGGAACTCAGCGGTTCAGAGCAGGAAGCTCTCGACCTTGTTCCTCTGGTCACAAACGTGGTGCTGAAAGAGCACCATCTCATCGTCGGCGTCGTGGTCATCGTGGACTCCGGCGTCATCCCCATCAACTCACGAGGCGAGAAGCAGCGCATGCACCTACGCGACTCCTTCCTGGCGGACCAACTGGATCCCATATATGTGGCATACAACATGTGA
- the LOC130409409 gene encoding acrosin isoform X1, producing MFRTSPRLFFIISLILPGIAGCGKQLTLDPPKRFRILGGHSSLKGAWPWQVSIQRTWRHICGGSIINHLWIMTASHCFKSSNNYKLHVVAGIHSRHKKGKHVQYRFVKRVILHEKFNESTYDNDVALLHLHHPLHFTNHVQPVCIIENEMQENQLNFSSCYITGWGSSIAKVSLVNILQEAEVQLIDTRTCNQRDWYNGHVNDNMICAGFESGGVDTCQGDSGGPLQCYSEDRERFYLYGVTSHGQGCALPKKPGIYTRASRYTVWLTEAHTRSVSRASVTHLSLIKLIVGLFFSFCMNLLV from the exons ATGTTTAGAACCTCTCCACGATTATTCTTCATTATTAGCTTGATACTCCCTGGGATTGCAG GTTGTGGAAAGCAACTGACACTAGATCCCCCAAAGCGGTTCCGTATTTTAGGAGGGCATTCTTCATTGAAGGGCGCATGGCCCTGGCAGGTCAGTATACAGCGTACCTGGAGGCATATATGTGGCGGGTCCATCATTAACCATCTGTGGATAATGACAGCATCCCACTGCTTCAAGAGTAG CAACAATTACAAACTCCATGTAGTGGCTGGAATTCACTCTCGACACAAAAAAGGAAAGCATGTTCAGTATCGCTTTGTTAAGAGAGTGATATTGCACGAGAAGTTCAACGAATCAACCTATGACAACGACGTGGCACTTTTGCACCTGCATCATCCGTTGCATTTCACAAATCACGTTCAGCCTGTTTGCatcattgaaaatgaaatgcaagAGAATCAACTCAACTTCAGCTCATGTTATATTACTGGCTGGGGCAGCTCAATAGCCAAAG TTTCCTTAGTTAACATTCTTCAGGAAGCTGAAGTTCAGCTCATCGATACTAGGACCTGCAACCAGAGAGACTGGTATAATGGCCATGTTAATGATAACATGATTTGTGCAGGATTTGAGAGTGGAGGAGTTGACACGTGTCAG GGTGACAGCGGTGGCCCTCTACAGTGCTACAGTGAAGACCGGGAAAGATTTTACCTATACGGTGTGACAAGTCATGGACAGGGATGTGCATTGCCAAAGAAACCTGGCATATATACTCGTGCTAGCCGCTACACAGTCTGGCTGACAGAAGCTCACACAAGATCTGTTTCAAGAGCCTCAGTCACACACCTGTCACTTATAAAATTAATCGTAGgcctgtttttctctttctgtatgAACCTCTTAGTTTGA
- the LOC130409409 gene encoding acrosin isoform X2 produces MTASHCFKSSNNYKLHVVAGIHSRHKKGKHVQYRFVKRVILHEKFNESTYDNDVALLHLHHPLHFTNHVQPVCIIENEMQENQLNFSSCYITGWGSSIAKVSLVNILQEAEVQLIDTRTCNQRDWYNGHVNDNMICAGFESGGVDTCQGDSGGPLQCYSEDRERFYLYGVTSHGQGCALPKKPGIYTRASRYTVWLTEAHTRSVSRASVTHLSLIKLIVGLFFSFCMNLLV; encoded by the exons ATGACAGCATCCCACTGCTTCAAGAGTAG CAACAATTACAAACTCCATGTAGTGGCTGGAATTCACTCTCGACACAAAAAAGGAAAGCATGTTCAGTATCGCTTTGTTAAGAGAGTGATATTGCACGAGAAGTTCAACGAATCAACCTATGACAACGACGTGGCACTTTTGCACCTGCATCATCCGTTGCATTTCACAAATCACGTTCAGCCTGTTTGCatcattgaaaatgaaatgcaagAGAATCAACTCAACTTCAGCTCATGTTATATTACTGGCTGGGGCAGCTCAATAGCCAAAG TTTCCTTAGTTAACATTCTTCAGGAAGCTGAAGTTCAGCTCATCGATACTAGGACCTGCAACCAGAGAGACTGGTATAATGGCCATGTTAATGATAACATGATTTGTGCAGGATTTGAGAGTGGAGGAGTTGACACGTGTCAG GGTGACAGCGGTGGCCCTCTACAGTGCTACAGTGAAGACCGGGAAAGATTTTACCTATACGGTGTGACAAGTCATGGACAGGGATGTGCATTGCCAAAGAAACCTGGCATATATACTCGTGCTAGCCGCTACACAGTCTGGCTGACAGAAGCTCACACAAGATCTGTTTCAAGAGCCTCAGTCACACACCTGTCACTTATAAAATTAATCGTAGgcctgtttttctctttctgtatgAACCTCTTAGTTTGA